GAAAAAATTAGAAAGGGGGtttagaaaaagaaggagaaataaTTTATATTGTCAATTTCTCGTACAGTCTACATCAACTATTTAATTCGACAAGTTATTTTAGGAAAATTTTATGGTGGTATTAATTTTGTTGATTAAAAATGGCATAagtttaacaacaacaataacaataaagtCTTATTCCATTAAGTAGGATCGGTTATATGAATCAAACGTCATTGTATTCTGTTATGTATTATATTTACAGAGATACTGTTTATATGTAGATTTCGTTTAACCACTTCATGGAtagtcttcttaggtcttcctctacctttcgccctttgtccatcttccatctcaagtttaatctataaataaaatattgacatacaataaaaaaattaaatctaaaactaaaataattttctctttcttataattatttttattaaaataatttttaattacatttataattattattttattattattattatttttaNNNNNNNNNNNNNNNNNNNNNNNNNNNNNNNNNNNNNNNNNNNNNNNNNNNNNNNNNNNNNNNNNNNNNNNNNNNNNNNNNNNNNNNNNNNNNNNNNNNNNNNNNNNNNNNNNNNNNNNNNNNNNNNNNNNataagaaattattttaataaaaataatcataaaaaattataagagagagaattattttgattttagatttaatttttttgtcatatGTCAATATTTTACTTGTTGGTCAAACTTATGTCACTCTTAGCCATCAAAACCAATGTCCCATAAAACTTCTCCTTATTCTAAAGTCATCccatgtaaatataataaattaatcatgaGATTTATTTTAGACCCTTGCATATTTTTGTTATGAAATAATATGTTCTAAATATATTAacatttatcaaaatttatactaaatataatgcttaaaatttattgaattatGTTCTTGTCTGGATGTTCCGAGGTATAAGTCGTCTCCAAGTGAGAGTCGCCAAGCTTTTCAGCTGGTATGTGACACACGTCAGTGATAGGGAGAACGGCGGGACAGGACCTATAAAAGATACTTCGACGCCCAAGTTAATAAGTATTTTAgtgagtttaaatttttttaagaaattgtACGTACCTTATAGATATTTTCAGACTGTTCTTTATAGTCTGGAGAATGAAAGTAACCGAATAATAATGTTTACAAGAGGAGTTAATGGCCTATCTGATGTTATTGAATAAAAATCGGTTACGATATTTTGTTTAAATCTTCAATTACGCTGCCGATCTATAATCGTGTAACTGACATGTACTGATcatatcaaattatattaatgaaattttaagagaacaataaaaaatttaatgtgaGAAACTATacattttatgtaaaattagttatatatatactattagtatttttttatgttgttaaAAAGTTGGTTTGATTCTTacctaataaatttataaaaatgggGGTAGAAATGGGATTCATCAATTATTTCCTCTTGACCTTGTTAGGATTTTCAacgtaaatatataattatgtcATACATATATCACAATCACCACAGTGGTTTTGCTTGGATCAATATATAGGCATAGTAACAGTAAGTACTCAAAACAAAACAGAAAGGAACAATCATAATTGctattcatttttcttatttaccAGTTTATATGCTTACAGTGTTCGGAATATATAAGTCATCACTTTATATATCATGATAACGGGCAtgaaaaggaaaataataaattctatttccaaataataataaaaaggttgAAGTTTTAATATGAGTATGAGTTCTAACATTAATTTAGGCCAGAAAGCAGATAGTTGATGAACCGAATTGCAGGTTATGCAGATGAGAACAGAATCACTCTCTCATTCTAAAAACCATAACCCcacctcctttttctttttcaaaatagtccACCTTATGAAAACCACATTCAAttcattattagtttattaccaTTTCTTTAATGCACAAGATCATGGGTAATGATATGAAGATACAAGAAGCCTAAAAGGCCAAAATCCCCCACCCCTCCGAAAACCTGATACACTATATGCACTACGCATCTCTccaattatctaaaaaaatacgtaccattcaaatttaaaaaaatatggtcttcatctctctctctctctctctcaatgtCATATGATGCAAGTAGCATCATAAAGCCACTGtttttcacaaacaaaacaAGGAAGGACACATCACACATCACAATTCACAAACGCAAACTAACATTTTTTGGTTCACTATACGCCATCCAGCTCACACTatattcattcaaaaatcaaaacaccCCATCACCATTCGCCAActaacctctctctctctctctctctcaaaactaTATAAACNNNNNNNNNNNNNNNNNNNNNNNNNNNNNNNtctctctctctctctctctctctctctctctctctctctctctctttttgggTACCTTAAAAGCCCGTTATATATCCCTTTTCTTTCGCACACGCCACATTTGTTTTTTCATTTAACTTTCTATATCGAAAACCCCCCATCATATCGTTCGATTGTTTTTTTCCGATCGACCCACATCTGTTTGTGACGAAAAACAGAGTCTTTTGGGggagataataataataatggcgAATGGAGAGAGTGGGGTAGTGGCAGCAATCTTCAGTGAGGATGAGCTGAGTGAGGTGAGTGGCGTGAAGCGAGTTGGTGACTATGTTGAAATCACGTGCGGTTGTACTAGCCACAGGTATGGTGATGCTGTTGGAAGGCTTAGGGTTTTCGTTAATGGCTACCTTGAAATCACTTGTGAATGCACCCCTGGTTGCCAAGaaggttctctctctctctctaaataTTTGTTATGTTTATGGATGTGCATGTGTGTTGTGTGAGGGttagtctttttttttatacacACTTAAAGTGTATGTTGAATTGTCCCAGTGAAACTTGTTTGGGTTTTGATATAACCTATTATATTGTATTGAGCTAGTGGAACGAGAAATGTGGAAAATTCTTCATTAACACGTTTGAAGATAGGTTATTTCTAACTAAGGTTTGTACATATTTAATAACATAGCATAATAATATAGAAGCATAACCATGACGGTAGTTTGAGGTGTGATCTTTGTTATTCCAAGGTCATTAATTTAAGTGTGTTTGACAGAGTAGAATAGTGTAAGCTTTTAGCTGCTAATAGATACAATGTAGTTCTTGGTTTGGAATGTATGATATGCTACTATGTACAATCTAATTTCATTCACTGTGTAGTTAGAACATGATTGACTATGTGCTCCGGTACAGAAGGAATTGAATAGTACCTCTCTTGTTTGCGACAATGCAGGATGGTATCATATAGCTTCAACCTAATACATGAAATAGTGACTTGATAATTGAATTTTAGTAGAGATTTTACATGTGATCATGATTGATCTTGAAAGCCATGAAATATTGAATTAGAAAATTTTCTTTATAACAGTGTTTTCCTTCATGTCCCTATTGTATAGTCTCAGTACATGAAGTTATAATGAATACAAATAGCACATTTCATCATTTTAACTGTGTTTTTTTGTTGATGTTAGACAAGTTGAGTCCTTCTGCATTTGAGAAACACTCTGGAAGAGAAACAGCTCGAAAGTGGAAGAACAACATATGGGTAATAGTGAAGGGTGAGAAGGTTCCATTGTTCAAAACAGTGCTACTCAAATACTACAACCAAGTTTCAAAAGCTGCTGCTCTTAAATCCCAAAGTGGAAGGTCACACCGTGATGAGTTTGTTAGGTGCACAGTGGAAATGTTCTGATCTCCAATATGACAAGTATGCATgtcttgtttcttatctttctcttgCATTTCAATAGTGCATGCTTTTATTGCTGATATCAATAATAAATGTATGTACATAGCTTGTGTTGATTTAGTGTTGATATATATTTAGTAATTAGAGTAAGTAATTAATGtccttgtttttattttgtttaagcCTAATTGTGTCTTCCATTTTATACATGATAAATTCATCATTGGATGGGGGTGTTAGTCCAAATTTATTGATGTATCCATTAGCTTTGACctctttatatttgttttttgttttaatcaTGGTTAGTTGACTTGAGAGTGAATCTGATCAATTTCCTTTAACTAATAAGAAACATTTTCGTGCAAATAGAGAAATGGTTTTTTCACCCTCAATCTTCTTTTCATGAATTAAGATTTAGTTGATTAAAgtcatataataataaaataaatcagcTTAGTATAGAAGAAAATATAAGTTCATGTTTTTGAACTTATCTGAATATGAACAAATTAATCCTTTCTAATTATCCAAGGGTTATACACTAATAACATACTGTTCCTTCATATTGGATTTGATGCAGATACTTTTTAAAATACTAGTAGTCAAATCACAATACTGTTTTCTGAGTAACTAATTTACATTG
The genomic region above belongs to Arachis duranensis cultivar V14167 chromosome 3, aradu.V14167.gnm2.J7QH, whole genome shotgun sequence and contains:
- the LOC107477900 gene encoding LOW QUALITY PROTEIN: protein ULTRAPETALA 1-like (The sequence of the model RefSeq protein was modified relative to this genomic sequence to represent the inferred CDS: inserted 2 bases in 1 codon), producing the protein MANGESGVVAAIFSEDELSEVSGVKRVGDYVEITCGCTSHRYGDAVGRLRVFVNGYLEITCECTPGCQEDKLSPSAFEKHSGRETARKWKNNIWVIVKGEKVPLFKTVLLKYYNQVSKAAALKSQSGRSHRDEFVRCXQWKCSDLQYDKITCDDEEERGSRRVYRGCTRSPTCKGCTSCVCFGCSICRFSDCSCQTCTDFTSNVKV